One segment of Alistipes finegoldii DSM 17242 DNA contains the following:
- a CDS encoding N-acetylglucosaminyltransferase yields the protein MTAHKFRIAFCILCHKYTPVLEELIRILNVPGNEIFIHVDGKSRIQDFAPLRDRTGVHFLEPRTKVYWAGFSMVESTLRLFAETQNKNFHYIVLISGDTLPLCPISELRTFLHTAYAEKREFISTNPAITFDEANWVRLRHFFSDKSTFMRRVKRTAMKCFMRSVNPYFNRIPPLQKGSQWIAITHRLRDYFFDYLQTNPDYLQAFKYSHGADEIFFQTLLCNSPFADRNADYSLVYTDWSCPGAHPKTFTTDDLYPLSEFDSQNRRENPQSATLFARKFDDALDIARYRTIILGELQNQHNQNPAN from the coding sequence ATGACTGCTCACAAATTTCGGATCGCATTTTGCATATTATGCCACAAATACACACCCGTTCTGGAAGAACTTATCCGCATACTTAATGTTCCGGGCAATGAAATTTTTATCCACGTGGACGGCAAATCCCGCATCCAAGATTTCGCACCGCTCAGAGATCGCACCGGGGTACATTTTCTCGAACCGAGGACAAAAGTCTATTGGGCAGGCTTCAGTATGGTCGAAAGCACTCTTCGGCTTTTCGCCGAAACTCAAAATAAAAATTTTCATTATATTGTATTGATTTCGGGCGACACTTTACCACTATGCCCCATAAGCGAATTGCGTACCTTTCTGCACACGGCCTATGCTGAAAAACGGGAATTTATATCCACTAATCCGGCCATCACATTCGATGAAGCGAACTGGGTACGCCTTCGTCATTTTTTTTCAGACAAATCGACTTTCATGCGTCGTGTCAAACGCACGGCGATGAAGTGCTTCATGCGTTCTGTCAATCCCTATTTCAACCGGATTCCGCCACTGCAAAAAGGCAGTCAGTGGATCGCGATCACGCATCGTCTGAGGGATTATTTTTTCGATTACCTGCAAACAAATCCCGATTACCTGCAGGCATTCAAGTATAGCCACGGAGCCGATGAAATATTTTTCCAGACGCTTCTATGCAATTCTCCGTTCGCCGACCGTAATGCGGACTACTCCCTCGTATACACGGACTGGTCATGTCCCGGAGCGCATCCAAAGACATTCACCACCGACGATCTATACCCACTCTCCGAATTCGATTCGCAAAACCGAAGAGAGAATCCACAATCAGCAACTCTTTTCGCCCGTAAATTCGATGACGCGCTCGACATTGCCCGCTATCGGACAATTATACTCGGAGAACTGCAAAATCAGCATAACCAAAATCCGGCAAACTAA
- the argC gene encoding N-acetyl-gamma-glutamyl-phosphate reductase, with product MIRAGIIGGAGYTAGELIRLLVNHPQVRLAFVHSTSNAGNRIADVHGGLEGDTELRFADTCDLASIDVLFLCSAHGESRKWLEANDVPAGVKIIDLAQDFRDESDGFVYGLPELNRDRIRTAERVANPGCFATAIQLALLPLAAAGLLTGEVHVTAVTGSTGAGVKPSATTHFSWRTDNISVYKAFTHQHLIEIGRNLRRLQPGFGKAVNFVPMRGDFARGILASVYTDCPLDETAARRLYEDFYAPALFTHVAAGSVDLKQVVNTDKALLSVAKYDGKLHVVSVIDNLLKGASGQAVQNMNLMFGLDEGEGLRLKASAF from the coding sequence ATGATACGCGCAGGCATCATCGGAGGCGCCGGCTACACCGCCGGCGAACTGATCCGCCTCTTGGTAAACCATCCGCAGGTCCGGCTCGCCTTCGTCCACAGCACCAGCAATGCGGGCAACCGCATCGCCGACGTGCACGGCGGACTGGAGGGCGACACCGAACTGCGCTTCGCCGACACCTGCGACCTCGCGTCGATCGACGTCCTGTTCCTCTGTTCGGCGCACGGCGAGAGCCGCAAATGGCTCGAAGCGAACGACGTTCCCGCCGGCGTGAAGATCATCGACCTCGCACAGGACTTCCGCGACGAGAGCGACGGCTTCGTCTACGGACTTCCGGAGCTGAACCGCGACCGCATCCGCACGGCGGAGCGCGTCGCCAATCCGGGTTGTTTCGCCACGGCGATCCAGCTGGCGCTGCTGCCCCTCGCGGCGGCGGGCCTGCTGACGGGCGAGGTGCACGTGACGGCCGTCACGGGTTCGACGGGCGCGGGCGTCAAACCCTCGGCCACGACCCACTTCAGTTGGCGGACGGACAACATTTCGGTCTACAAAGCCTTCACGCACCAGCACCTGATCGAAATCGGACGCAACCTGCGACGCCTGCAGCCCGGCTTCGGCAAAGCCGTCAATTTCGTGCCGATGCGCGGCGATTTCGCCCGCGGCATCCTCGCCAGCGTCTACACCGACTGCCCGCTCGACGAGACGGCGGCCCGCAGGCTGTACGAGGATTTCTACGCCCCGGCCCTCTTCACGCACGTCGCCGCCGGCAGCGTCGATCTCAAACAGGTCGTCAATACCGACAAGGCCCTGCTGAGCGTGGCCAAATACGACGGCAAACTGCACGTCGTGTCGGTCATCGACAACCTGCTGAAAGGCGCGTCGGGACAGGCCGTGCAGAACATGAACCTTATGTTCGGACTGGACGAGGGCGAAGGACTTCGGCTCAAAGCGTCCGCTTTTTAG
- a CDS encoding GNAT family N-acetyltransferase — translation MSGEIVIRETVPADLAAIVEVHKKGFGYDKEAGLTAELLSDPTAEPTVSLLALRDGEAVGHILFTRCRIVGAEVQRPLFYILAPLAVVPSCQKQGVGGLLIAEGLQLLRERGAKLVFVLGHKEYYPRHGFIPGAEKLGFPAPYPILEKHADYWMAQALTDDGFSGPKGRVVCADALNRPEHWRE, via the coding sequence ATGTCCGGGGAAATCGTCATCCGTGAAACCGTCCCCGCCGACCTCGCGGCGATCGTCGAAGTGCATAAAAAGGGCTTCGGCTACGACAAGGAGGCCGGGCTGACCGCCGAGCTGCTGTCCGATCCGACTGCCGAACCGACCGTCTCGCTGCTCGCACTGCGCGACGGGGAGGCCGTCGGCCACATCCTGTTCACCCGATGCCGCATCGTCGGAGCGGAAGTGCAGCGACCGTTGTTCTACATCCTCGCACCGCTCGCCGTCGTTCCCTCCTGCCAGAAGCAGGGCGTCGGCGGACTGCTGATCGCCGAGGGGCTGCAGCTGCTGCGGGAGCGGGGCGCGAAACTCGTCTTCGTACTCGGACACAAGGAGTACTACCCGCGCCACGGATTCATTCCCGGAGCGGAAAAACTGGGATTTCCGGCCCCTTATCCGATTCTGGAAAAACATGCGGACTACTGGATGGCGCAGGCGTTGACCGACGACGGATTTTCAGGTCCCAAAGGCCGGGTCGTATGCGCCGACGCCCTGAACCGCCCCGAACACTGGCGGGAATAA
- the argG gene encoding argininosuccinate synthase — protein sequence MEKKKVVLAFSGGLDTSFCVKYLSEEKGYDVYTAIANTGGFSKEELANIEKRAVELGAVRHATLDIEQEYYEKSIKYMVFGDILRNGTYPISVSSERIFQAIAIIEYAKSIGADCVAHGSTGAGNDQVRFDLTFQVLAPEIEIITPTRDMTLTREYEIDYLKKHGFEADFKKMEYSINKGLWGTSIGGKETLHSEQTLPEEAYPSQITASGEERLKITFEQGEIAAVNGRPYADKVEAIRAVEAVGSKFGIGRDMHIGDTIIGIKGRVGFEAAAPILIIAAHRMLEKHTQTKWQIYWKEQVANWYGMFLHEAQYLEPVMRDIEAMLVSSQRNVTGTVELILRPYSYTLVGVDSTYDLMKTDFGEYGEVNKAWTADDVKGFTKILGNQIKIYHNVQKRNEK from the coding sequence ATGGAAAAGAAGAAAGTAGTTCTGGCGTTCAGCGGCGGTCTGGACACCTCGTTTTGCGTAAAATACCTTTCGGAGGAGAAAGGCTACGACGTTTACACGGCCATCGCCAACACGGGCGGCTTCTCCAAGGAGGAGCTTGCGAACATCGAGAAACGCGCCGTGGAGCTGGGCGCCGTGCGGCACGCCACGCTCGACATCGAGCAGGAGTACTACGAAAAGAGCATCAAATACATGGTCTTCGGCGACATCCTGCGCAACGGCACCTACCCGATTTCGGTCAGCTCGGAGCGCATCTTCCAAGCCATCGCCATCATCGAATACGCCAAGTCGATCGGCGCCGACTGCGTGGCCCACGGCTCGACCGGCGCCGGCAACGATCAGGTGCGCTTCGACCTGACGTTTCAGGTGCTCGCCCCCGAAATCGAAATCATCACCCCGACGCGCGACATGACCCTGACGCGCGAATACGAAATCGACTACCTCAAGAAGCACGGCTTCGAAGCCGACTTCAAGAAGATGGAGTACTCGATCAACAAGGGGCTTTGGGGCACGTCGATCGGCGGCAAGGAGACGCTCCATTCCGAGCAGACGCTGCCCGAAGAGGCCTATCCGAGCCAGATCACCGCATCGGGCGAGGAGCGGCTGAAAATCACCTTCGAGCAGGGCGAAATCGCCGCCGTGAACGGCAGGCCCTACGCCGACAAGGTCGAGGCCATCCGCGCCGTGGAGGCCGTCGGCTCGAAGTTCGGCATCGGCCGCGACATGCACATCGGCGACACGATCATCGGCATCAAGGGCCGCGTAGGCTTCGAAGCCGCCGCCCCGATCCTCATCATCGCCGCGCACAGGATGCTCGAAAAGCACACCCAGACCAAGTGGCAGATCTACTGGAAGGAGCAGGTCGCCAACTGGTACGGCATGTTCCTCCACGAGGCGCAGTACCTCGAACCGGTGATGCGCGACATCGAAGCCATGCTCGTCTCGTCGCAGCGCAACGTCACGGGCACCGTCGAACTGATCCTGCGCCCCTACAGCTACACGCTCGTGGGCGTCGATTCGACCTACGACCTGATGAAGACCGACTTCGGCGAATACGGCGAGGTGAACAAGGCGTGGACGGCCGACGACGTGAAGGGCTTCACGAAGATCCTCGGCAACCAGATCAAAATCTACCATAACGTCCAGAAACGCAACGAGAAATGA
- the xseB gene encoding exodeoxyribonuclease VII small subunit, translating to MAKKEMTYAESMAQIEKILARFRNEEMDVDSLAAEVKRATELIAGCKSRLRKAEEEVSKILES from the coding sequence ATGGCAAAAAAAGAGATGACATACGCCGAATCGATGGCCCAGATCGAGAAGATCCTCGCCCGCTTCCGCAACGAAGAGATGGACGTGGACAGCCTCGCCGCCGAGGTCAAACGTGCCACGGAGCTGATCGCCGGCTGCAAATCGCGGCTGCGCAAGGCCGAAGAGGAGGTTTCCAAAATACTGGAATCGTGA
- the trhA gene encoding PAQR family membrane homeostasis protein TrhA produces MTKKKDAYVPTVGEEVANTVTHGVMSLLALVALPFAAVWAYAHDPDRILASVSVSIFVISIFLMFLASTLYHSMNPASKHKAVFHILDHIFIYVAIAGSYTPIALSVIGGWQGVFITILQWAMVLFGIFYKSLSRKTIPALSLTIYLVMGWTIVFFMPLFVRQASTPLLALIAAGGVLYTLGAWFYARQGFRYHHMVWHLLINLAVAAHFTGIVFFLY; encoded by the coding sequence ATGACGAAGAAAAAGGATGCTTATGTCCCGACCGTGGGGGAGGAGGTCGCCAATACGGTCACGCACGGCGTGATGTCGCTGCTGGCGCTCGTGGCGCTTCCCTTTGCGGCCGTGTGGGCCTACGCGCACGACCCCGACCGCATTCTGGCGTCGGTGTCGGTGAGCATTTTCGTGATCTCGATCTTCCTGATGTTTCTCGCTTCGACGCTCTACCATTCGATGAATCCGGCCTCGAAACACAAGGCCGTGTTCCATATCCTCGACCATATTTTCATCTACGTCGCCATCGCCGGAAGCTACACGCCGATCGCGCTGTCGGTGATCGGAGGGTGGCAGGGCGTCTTCATCACGATCCTGCAGTGGGCGATGGTGCTGTTCGGCATCTTCTACAAGTCGCTTTCGCGCAAGACGATTCCCGCCCTCAGCCTGACGATCTATCTGGTCATGGGGTGGACGATCGTATTTTTCATGCCGCTTTTCGTGCGGCAGGCGTCGACGCCGCTGCTGGCGCTGATCGCCGCGGGCGGCGTGCTCTATACGCTCGGCGCGTGGTTTTATGCCCGGCAGGGATTCCGCTACCACCACATGGTCTGGCACCTGCTGATCAATCTGGCCGTGGCGGCCCATTTTACGGGAATCGTGTTTTTTCTGTACTGA
- a CDS encoding class I SAM-dependent methyltransferase translates to MKKLIKWMLNHVPRPLLQRVAGWAVPAAGLFYKGRGVECPVCGSRYRRFMPYGYVQSRANALCPKCLSLERHRLLWLYLTRETDLLTSFPRTLHIAPEVCIMRHLKPHFKGHPGQYVTADLESPLADLHFDVQQIPLADDSVDVILCNHLLEHVADDRRALHELYRILKPGGWGILLSPVEPDYEQTYEDDSITDPEERTRIFGQYDHRRIYGADYTDRLREAGFEAADIDYAATFSEAERRLYALPKDHIYVVYKH, encoded by the coding sequence ATGAAAAAACTTATCAAATGGATGCTCAACCACGTGCCGCGGCCGCTCCTTCAGCGCGTCGCCGGCTGGGCCGTTCCCGCCGCGGGCCTGTTCTACAAAGGCCGGGGTGTCGAATGTCCGGTCTGCGGGTCCCGATACCGCAGATTCATGCCCTACGGCTATGTCCAATCACGGGCCAACGCGCTCTGTCCCAAATGCCTGTCGCTGGAACGCCACCGCCTGCTGTGGCTCTACCTCACGCGTGAGACCGACCTGCTGACGAGTTTTCCCCGCACGCTCCACATCGCGCCCGAAGTCTGCATCATGCGCCACCTGAAACCCCATTTCAAGGGGCATCCGGGACAGTACGTCACCGCCGACCTCGAAAGCCCGCTGGCCGACCTGCACTTCGACGTGCAACAGATTCCGCTGGCCGACGATTCGGTCGACGTGATCCTCTGCAACCACCTGCTCGAACACGTCGCCGACGACCGCAGGGCGCTGCACGAACTCTACCGCATCCTCAAACCCGGCGGCTGGGGCATCCTGCTCTCGCCCGTGGAACCGGACTACGAACAGACCTACGAGGACGACTCGATCACCGATCCCGAAGAGCGGACACGCATCTTCGGACAATACGACCACCGCCGCATCTACGGCGCGGACTACACAGACCGGCTGCGCGAAGCGGGCTTCGAGGCCGCGGACATCGACTACGCCGCGACCTTCTCCGAGGCCGAACGCCGGCTTTACGCCCTGCCGAAAGACCATATTTACGTCGTCTACAAGCATTGA
- a CDS encoding RelA/SpoT family protein has protein sequence MDFSRYEKLRTLVRANFSEQTQALVDEALVYADGKLASLTRYDGSPLLTHAAAVAGIVISEVGLGRNSTISAILHDVVRLAHKQLPAEEFLALTADIRSRFGEQVVGITIGMCNISELKLKVAKEQAENFRDLLVSYSEDPRVILIKLADRLEVMRSLEIFPHEKWRKKSWESMNLYAQIAHKLGLYSLKSELEDIALKYLEPKDYEHIVTKLEESADERKAFIARFLVPIEERLHKLGIKYHIKSRTKSIFSIWTKMHKQHVPFEGVYDIFAIRIIIDCPKEQEKPQCWTAYSVVTDFYTPNPNRMRDWISIPKSNGYESLHTTVSAEGRWVEVQIRTERMDAVAERGIAAHWRYKGVNQGAQTSEVWLGRLRELLEDTTHSLAQRFDAKPASGEIFVFTPNGDLRKLPEGASLLDFAFDIHTSLGSTCVGGKVNNRAVSIREQLRNGDIVEILTQKNQTPKSDWLNFVVTSKARNKIKSFLREEQAKHTRMGREELERKLKNWKFPLTIDEAVAYLVKYFKVRTGTEIYALIATQKVDLGTIKEILTRHISGEADEQRRAAAAEAERNKVHTAKESPAAQDALVIDDDISKIQYKLAKCCNPIKGDEVFGFVTINSGITIHRCDCPNAKRMRENYPYRVIDARWRSTAEGAFRVSLRIVAADTTGMANHITEVISRDLKLNIRSINFASLANGCIAGTVSVEVPGAGVVDTLIHSIMRIKGVQRAFRINN, from the coding sequence ATGGACTTTTCACGTTACGAAAAACTCCGCACGCTCGTGCGCGCGAACTTCTCGGAGCAGACTCAGGCACTCGTGGACGAGGCGCTGGTCTACGCCGACGGGAAGCTTGCGTCCCTGACCCGCTATGACGGCAGCCCCCTGCTGACGCATGCCGCGGCCGTGGCCGGAATCGTGATCTCCGAAGTGGGACTCGGACGCAACTCCACCATCTCGGCCATCCTGCACGACGTGGTGCGTCTGGCCCACAAACAGCTCCCGGCCGAAGAGTTCCTCGCCCTGACCGCCGACATCCGCAGCCGCTTCGGCGAGCAGGTCGTCGGCATCACGATCGGGATGTGCAACATCTCGGAACTGAAACTGAAGGTCGCCAAGGAGCAGGCCGAGAATTTCCGCGACCTGCTCGTCTCCTACTCCGAAGACCCCCGCGTCATCCTCATCAAGCTGGCCGACCGGCTCGAAGTGATGCGCTCGCTGGAGATCTTCCCGCACGAGAAGTGGCGCAAGAAGAGCTGGGAAAGCATGAACCTCTACGCCCAGATCGCCCACAAGCTGGGTCTCTACAGTCTCAAAAGCGAGCTGGAGGACATCGCGCTGAAATACCTCGAACCGAAGGACTACGAACACATCGTCACCAAGCTCGAAGAGAGCGCCGACGAACGCAAAGCCTTCATCGCACGGTTTCTGGTCCCCATCGAGGAGCGTCTGCACAAACTCGGCATCAAATACCACATCAAGAGCCGCACGAAGTCGATCTTCTCGATCTGGACCAAGATGCACAAACAGCACGTGCCGTTCGAGGGCGTTTACGACATCTTCGCCATCCGCATCATCATCGACTGCCCGAAAGAGCAGGAGAAGCCGCAGTGCTGGACGGCCTATTCGGTCGTGACGGACTTCTATACGCCCAACCCCAACCGCATGCGCGACTGGATTTCGATCCCGAAGTCCAACGGCTACGAATCGCTGCACACCACCGTATCGGCCGAAGGCCGCTGGGTCGAGGTGCAGATCCGCACCGAGCGCATGGACGCCGTGGCCGAACGCGGCATCGCGGCGCACTGGCGCTACAAGGGGGTGAATCAGGGCGCGCAGACCAGCGAAGTCTGGCTGGGTCGCCTGCGCGAACTGCTCGAAGACACCACCCACTCGCTGGCGCAGCGTTTCGATGCCAAACCCGCTTCGGGCGAGATCTTCGTCTTCACGCCCAACGGCGACCTGCGCAAGCTGCCCGAAGGGGCCTCGCTCTTGGACTTCGCATTCGACATCCACACCAGTCTGGGCTCGACGTGCGTCGGCGGCAAGGTCAACAACCGGGCCGTGTCGATCCGCGAGCAGCTGCGCAACGGCGACATCGTCGAGATCCTCACCCAGAAGAACCAGACGCCCAAATCCGACTGGCTCAACTTCGTGGTCACGTCGAAGGCCCGCAACAAGATCAAATCGTTCCTGCGCGAGGAGCAGGCCAAGCATACCCGCATGGGACGCGAGGAGCTGGAACGCAAGCTCAAGAACTGGAAATTCCCGCTCACGATCGACGAGGCTGTAGCCTATCTGGTCAAATACTTCAAAGTCCGCACAGGCACCGAAATCTACGCCCTGATCGCCACGCAGAAGGTCGATCTGGGGACCATCAAGGAGATCCTCACGCGCCATATTTCGGGCGAAGCCGACGAGCAGCGGCGCGCCGCTGCGGCCGAAGCCGAACGCAACAAGGTCCACACCGCCAAGGAGAGTCCCGCGGCGCAGGACGCGCTGGTCATCGACGACGACATCTCGAAGATCCAGTACAAGCTGGCCAAATGCTGCAACCCGATCAAGGGCGACGAGGTGTTCGGCTTCGTGACGATCAATTCGGGCATCACGATCCACCGCTGCGACTGCCCCAACGCCAAGCGCATGCGCGAGAATTACCCCTACCGCGTCATCGACGCCCGCTGGCGTTCGACGGCCGAAGGTGCGTTCCGCGTCTCGCTGCGCATCGTCGCCGCCGACACGACCGGCATGGCCAACCACATCACCGAAGTCATCAGCCGCGACCTGAAACTCAACATCCGCTCGATCAACTTCGCCTCGCTGGCCAACGGCTGCATCGCGGGCACGGTGAGCGTCGAGGTGCCCGGCGCGGGCGTGGTCGATACGCTCATCCATTCGATCATGCGCATCAAGGGCGTTCAGCGCGCCTTCCGCATCAACAACTGA
- a CDS encoding aspartate aminotransferase family protein, translating to MTLFNVYSLYPVEPVRGKGCFVYNAAGTEYLDLYGGHAVISIGHAQPDYVKAISEQAARLGFYSNSVENSLQTALAEKLGRASGYGDYSLFLCNSGAEANENALKLASFQTGRAKVLAFSKAFHGRTSGAVAATDNPSIRSPFNGTPNVEFTPLNDLEAARAKLATREFAAVIIEGIQGVSGIHCPTDEFLRGLRAAATETGTQLVLDEIQSGYGRTGRFFAHQWAGIRPDLITMAKGMGNGFPIGGVLIAPHFEARPGLLGTTFGGSHLACAAAIAVLDVMEREKLVENAADTGEYLLGELRKADGPKEIRGRGLMIGIEIDGSGAEFRKKLLFGKHVFTGGAGASTVRLLPALCLTRELADRFLDAFDATLRGK from the coding sequence ATGACACTATTCAACGTATACTCCCTCTACCCCGTCGAGCCGGTGCGCGGCAAAGGCTGCTTCGTCTACAACGCCGCAGGCACCGAGTACCTCGACCTTTACGGCGGACACGCCGTCATCTCGATCGGCCACGCCCAGCCCGACTACGTGAAGGCGATCTCGGAGCAGGCCGCCCGGCTGGGATTCTACTCCAATTCGGTCGAAAACTCGCTTCAGACCGCGCTGGCCGAAAAACTTGGCCGCGCATCGGGTTACGGCGACTACAGTCTTTTCCTCTGCAATTCGGGCGCCGAGGCCAACGAAAACGCACTCAAGCTGGCGTCGTTCCAGACGGGCCGCGCCAAAGTGCTCGCCTTCTCCAAAGCCTTCCACGGCCGCACGTCGGGCGCCGTCGCCGCGACGGACAACCCCTCCATCCGTTCGCCGTTCAACGGGACGCCCAACGTGGAATTCACCCCGCTGAACGACCTCGAAGCGGCCCGCGCCAAGCTCGCGACGCGCGAATTCGCCGCCGTCATCATCGAGGGCATTCAGGGCGTTTCGGGCATCCACTGCCCCACGGACGAATTCCTGCGCGGCCTGCGCGCAGCCGCTACCGAAACGGGCACCCAGCTCGTGCTGGACGAAATCCAGTCGGGCTACGGCCGCACGGGACGCTTCTTCGCCCACCAGTGGGCCGGCATCCGTCCCGACCTGATCACCATGGCCAAGGGCATGGGCAACGGCTTCCCGATCGGCGGCGTGCTGATCGCGCCCCACTTCGAGGCGCGCCCCGGACTGCTCGGCACCACCTTCGGCGGCAGCCACCTCGCCTGCGCGGCGGCCATCGCCGTGCTGGATGTCATGGAGCGCGAGAAGCTGGTCGAGAACGCCGCCGACACGGGCGAATACCTGCTCGGCGAACTGCGTAAGGCCGACGGACCGAAAGAGATCCGCGGCCGCGGCCTGATGATCGGCATCGAGATCGACGGTTCGGGCGCGGAATTCCGCAAAAAACTCCTTTTCGGAAAACACGTCTTCACGGGCGGCGCAGGCGCTTCGACCGTGCGGCTGCTGCCCGCGCTCTGCCTGACGCGCGAACTGGCCGACCGCTTCCTCGACGCATTCGACGCAACGCTCCGCGGGAAATAA
- a CDS encoding GNAT family N-acetyltransferase, with protein MDNNSISVLFADSSHAHYAQRICDLIYESALQRGTGIAKRSPEYIAAKMTGGKAVVALDGEKLIGFSYIECWGHGDFVATSGLIVDPEYRHMGLAERIKRRTFELARRRFPYAKLFSITTSLPVMKLNSRMGYVPVTFSELTEDEEFWRGCQGCCNYDILQRNNRRMCLCTGMLYDPAKEPPQSQSRWAPYVMFFKNKFKKLFHLK; from the coding sequence ATGGATAACAACTCTATCAGCGTCTTATTTGCCGACTCGTCGCACGCCCACTACGCCCAGCGTATCTGCGACCTGATCTACGAGTCGGCATTGCAGCGTGGCACGGGCATCGCCAAACGTTCGCCCGAATACATCGCCGCAAAAATGACCGGTGGCAAGGCCGTCGTGGCGCTGGACGGTGAGAAACTAATCGGTTTCAGCTACATCGAGTGCTGGGGTCACGGCGATTTTGTCGCCACCTCAGGACTTATCGTCGATCCGGAGTACCGCCATATGGGACTCGCGGAGCGTATCAAACGACGCACCTTCGAGCTGGCCCGACGACGATTTCCGTACGCCAAGTTATTCAGTATTACTACGTCGCTGCCCGTGATGAAGCTCAATTCGCGCATGGGCTACGTGCCGGTGACCTTCTCGGAGCTTACCGAGGACGAAGAGTTCTGGCGGGGTTGTCAGGGATGCTGCAATTACGACATCCTGCAGCGCAACAACCGGCGCATGTGTCTCTGTACGGGCATGCTGTACGATCCGGCGAAGGAGCCTCCGCAGTCGCAGTCGCGCTGGGCGCCCTACGTCATGTTCTTCAAGAACAAATTCAAGAAACTGTTTCACCTGAAGTAA